The following proteins are encoded in a genomic region of Coffea eugenioides isolate CCC68of chromosome 6, Ceug_1.0, whole genome shotgun sequence:
- the LOC113774710 gene encoding uncharacterized protein LOC113774710: MSNSLCFTPLISFKPTNKPGITLGRCNGRKVQWMNDVTHSSKNAANLQNLEVKAAGSDQRTKPNSIVCAECDGNGAVSCKQCKGSGVNSVDHFNGQFKAGGLCWLCRGKKQILCGNCNGAGFIGGIMSTIDD, from the exons ATGTCAAATTCGTTGTGTTTCACCCCTCTCATATCTTTCAAACCCACTAATAAGCCAG GCATTACACTTGGCCGGTGCAATGGTAGAAAGGTCCAGTGGATGAATGATGTGACTCATAGCTCTAAAAATGCTGCTAATTTGCAAAATTTAGAGGTCAAG GCAGCAGGCAGTGACCAAAGGACCAAACCAAATAGCATCGTCTGTGCTGAATGTGATGGAAATG GTGCTGTTTCATGTAAGCAATGCAAAGGTTCAGGAGTCAACTCTGTTGATCACTTCAATGGACAATTCAAGGCTGGTGGATTATGTTGGCTTTGCAG AGGTAAAAAGCAGATTTTGTGCGGCAACTGTAATGGTGCTGGCTTTATTGGCGGAATCATGAGCACTATTGACGATTAG